In Thalassotalea fonticola, a single genomic region encodes these proteins:
- a CDS encoding response regulator has protein sequence MTHILIVDDNPDIRQPLKRYLSDHGLRVSCADGGVAMRETLKNSAIDLILLDIMMPGEDGLSLCRFVQDTLKTPVILLTALCEDADRVVGLEMGADDYIRKPFNPRVLLAKVKAVLRRSQSSPTRIQQPESDTLTFADWKLDLHQRELIDLKGVAVALSAAEYRMLLAFLLRPQTTLSRDQLLDLTHGREAKAFDRSIDNLISRLRRKIEVDASSPKLIKTVWGGGYMLTVEVSPQ, from the coding sequence TTGACTCATATATTAATTGTGGATGATAATCCGGATATCCGTCAGCCACTTAAGCGTTACCTAAGCGATCATGGTTTACGGGTCAGTTGCGCCGACGGCGGTGTTGCGATGCGTGAAACATTAAAAAATAGCGCAATCGATTTAATTTTACTCGACATAATGATGCCTGGAGAAGATGGCTTGTCATTATGTCGCTTTGTTCAGGATACACTTAAAACCCCGGTAATTTTGCTCACTGCTTTATGTGAAGATGCGGACCGAGTGGTAGGCCTTGAAATGGGGGCTGATGATTATATTAGAAAGCCATTTAACCCTCGAGTGCTGTTGGCTAAAGTAAAAGCAGTATTGCGGCGCAGTCAAAGTTCTCCTACCAGGATTCAACAGCCCGAATCCGATACTTTAACGTTTGCCGATTGGAAACTTGACCTCCATCAACGCGAACTGATCGACCTAAAAGGGGTTGCTGTAGCGTTAAGTGCTGCCGAATATCGAATGCTACTCGCGTTTTTATTGCGCCCACAAACCACCTTGAGCCGTGATCAGCTACTCGATTTAACTCATGGCCGTGAAGCCAAAGCCTTCGATCGCAGTATTGATAATTTAATCAGTCGCTTACGACGTAAAATAGAAGTAGATGCCAGCTCCCCTAAATTAATTAAAACCGTATGGGGCGGAGGTTATATGTTAACGGTTGAGGTTTCACCGCAATGA
- a CDS encoding ATP-binding protein yields MTPLLPKRLAGQLILLLLSTLVLSQAFTLLYSLSEPDGILQRIEDNSLLKETAIVANTLAQIPTESHKLIIRTATAYRIEFRLNEQSGIPTTLLANSQGSKVEVLRSLLTRSYEKIYVHQYPKPQNRAISFIKHFVSYLFSLNSPELKEPERQVLLSASILLDSGQWLNMDVFEQKPFPIWARSSLTSLLIVSVIATLIVVISIKRITRPLQELTNKAQQLGVGENVEPMIEQGPEDIKTTISAFNIMQQRLQNIITHRTRSLAAMSHDLRTPLTSLRLHAEFVTDDDTREKIVEKIDEMEHITNATMLFAKQDSWSEQRREVDLSALVDSLCQDLSDIGLAVDFELSDKLNYTCRPNALRRAISNLVENGVKYGSAVFVKIVEGHNNLQVIISDQGPGIAESQQQRLFEPFERLDDSRNYKSGGLGLGMTIALTIIRGHGGDITLLNRASKGLDVVVTLPNQ; encoded by the coding sequence ATGACCCCCCTGCTGCCAAAACGCTTAGCAGGTCAATTAATATTATTACTATTGAGTACCTTAGTGCTCTCTCAAGCATTCACGTTACTCTACTCTTTGTCTGAACCCGATGGTATTTTACAACGCATCGAGGATAATTCATTGCTTAAAGAGACAGCTATAGTCGCCAATACTTTAGCGCAAATACCAACCGAAAGTCATAAACTTATTATCCGCACCGCGACAGCATATCGAATTGAGTTTCGCCTTAACGAACAATCAGGTATCCCAACCACATTGCTAGCGAATAGCCAAGGCAGCAAGGTGGAGGTATTGAGAAGTTTGCTTACCCGCTCTTACGAAAAAATTTATGTTCATCAATACCCAAAACCGCAGAACCGAGCCATATCCTTTATTAAACATTTTGTTAGCTACTTATTTTCGCTAAATAGTCCTGAATTGAAAGAGCCTGAACGTCAGGTGTTATTGTCGGCCTCTATTTTGCTCGACAGCGGTCAATGGCTTAATATGGATGTTTTTGAACAAAAACCGTTTCCAATATGGGCGCGTTCATCGCTGACGTCATTATTAATAGTATCGGTAATTGCCACCTTAATCGTCGTTATTAGTATTAAACGTATTACCCGACCTCTTCAAGAGCTGACCAACAAAGCACAACAGTTAGGTGTTGGCGAGAATGTAGAGCCAATGATTGAGCAAGGTCCGGAAGATATCAAAACTACCATCAGCGCTTTTAATATCATGCAGCAGCGTTTGCAAAACATCATTACCCATCGAACGCGCTCGCTGGCTGCAATGTCTCACGATTTACGTACTCCGTTAACCTCGCTACGTTTACATGCCGAGTTTGTTACTGATGATGACACACGCGAAAAAATTGTTGAAAAAATTGATGAAATGGAACATATCACTAACGCGACTATGCTGTTTGCTAAACAAGATTCATGGTCTGAGCAGCGCCGAGAAGTGGATCTGTCGGCATTAGTGGACAGTTTATGCCAGGATTTGTCAGATATTGGCCTAGCCGTTGATTTTGAGCTAAGTGATAAACTAAATTACACTTGTCGCCCGAATGCGTTAAGGCGGGCGATCAGTAATTTGGTTGAAAACGGAGTGAAATATGGCTCTGCTGTTTTTGTCAAAATAGTTGAAGGGCACAATAATCTGCAAGTTATCATTTCCGATCAGGGGCCAGGCATTGCCGAGTCACAACAACAGCGACTGTTTGAACCATTCGAGCGACTCGATGACTCAAGAAACTACAAATCGGGCGGGCTTGGACTGGGTATGACAATTGCCTTAACAATTATTCGCGGTCATGGGGGCGATATAACTCTGCTCAATAGAGCAAGTAAAGGCCTCGATGTAGTAGTGACTTTACCCAATCAATAA
- a CDS encoding winged helix-turn-helix domain-containing protein: MIADDKVVLLKEYIEQGNMAVQITPDDQSAVELLKTQLFNSLNVLAPTLNDSDTLKALKLACDIALIMLIDDGESAERNVGLKIEESQSLKMASQSKQLIDSIRKVLSASLKFKLNNSNDSSVYLDNLTVRKKSRQVLLDDKYVDLTTTEFTYLLLLIKKTGELVTRKTLTLNGKVDKNGRSIDVHISNLRKKLGLDSQGRERIKNIRGIGYLFLTYPNH; encoded by the coding sequence ATGATTGCAGATGATAAGGTAGTTTTACTTAAAGAATATATTGAACAGGGCAATATGGCTGTTCAAATCACTCCAGATGACCAATCGGCCGTTGAATTACTGAAAACACAACTTTTTAATTCGTTGAACGTTTTAGCACCAACATTAAATGACTCAGATACATTAAAGGCACTTAAGTTAGCATGTGATATTGCCCTTATTATGTTGATTGATGATGGTGAAAGCGCTGAACGCAACGTTGGTTTAAAAATTGAAGAAAGCCAGAGTCTAAAAATGGCTAGTCAGTCTAAACAACTCATTGATAGCATCCGTAAAGTGCTTTCAGCAAGCCTAAAGTTTAAACTAAATAACTCAAATGATAGTTCTGTTTATCTTGATAATTTAACAGTAAGAAAAAAAAGTCGACAGGTGTTGCTAGACGATAAATACGTTGATTTAACGACTACTGAATTTACTTACTTACTTTTGCTAATCAAAAAGACTGGGGAGCTAGTAACCCGAAAAACGCTTACCCTAAATGGTAAGGTAGATAAAAATGGCCGTAGTATCGATGTTCATATCAGTAATTTAAGGAAAAAGCTGGGTCTTGATTCACAAGGCAGAGAGCGCATTAAAAACATACGTGGTATAGGCTATCTATTCCTAACTTATCCCAATCACTAG